Proteins from one Thaumasiovibrio subtropicus genomic window:
- a CDS encoding phage tail protein: MTKRTQFDKFKMPLFATGVLLAVAVPQQSNATCSPDAYTGSICVTAANFCPRDYAETNGQTMSVNQYPALFSLIGCRFGGDCVNTFLLPDLRGRSAVGVGTGPGLSPVVLAGQIGSPSKTLTVNELPAHSHTATAIQAAGTSSFFVSAYDNNGSSPTPSSTNNALHTAAKSAFAVNDDAKIYGPGTGSQVELEAGGSYTPGAITVVVADTGEGESFSLQDPALGLTHCIALDGIYPPRD, translated from the coding sequence ATGACCAAGCGTACGCAATTCGATAAGTTCAAAATGCCGCTGTTTGCTACGGGTGTGTTACTGGCCGTTGCAGTGCCACAGCAAAGTAATGCCACCTGTTCGCCAGATGCTTACACAGGGTCTATCTGTGTGACTGCAGCGAACTTTTGCCCTCGTGATTATGCTGAGACAAATGGCCAGACAATGTCAGTTAATCAGTATCCCGCGCTTTTTTCACTCATAGGTTGTCGGTTTGGAGGGGATTGCGTGAACACCTTTTTGCTACCTGATTTACGAGGTCGCAGCGCCGTTGGCGTGGGGACCGGGCCGGGACTGTCTCCGGTCGTACTTGCAGGGCAAATTGGGTCGCCTTCCAAGACACTAACTGTCAATGAATTACCTGCCCATAGCCATACTGCAACTGCCATCCAAGCCGCAGGGACATCGAGCTTTTTCGTTTCGGCTTATGACAACAACGGTAGCAGTCCAACACCTAGCAGTACCAATAATGCGCTTCACACTGCGGCGAAGAGTGCTTTTGCAGTTAACGATGACGCCAAGATTTATGGGCCTGGTACTGGGAGCCAGGTGGAACTGGAGGCAGGAGGTAGCTATACCCCCGGGGCGATTACTGTCGTTGTGGCAGATACTGGCGAAGGCGAATCTTTCTCGCTCCAAGATCCTGCACTTGGTTTAACGCACTGCATTGCGTTAGATGGGATTTATCCCCCTCGTGATTAA
- a CDS encoding phage tail protein, which translates to MTKRTQFDKFKMPMFAAGVLLAAAVPQQSNAACSPDAYIGSICATAATYCPRNYAMAYGQLMSIADNTALYSLLGCQFGGDCRSTFALPDLRGRSAVGTGTGLGLPPVALAGKIGTPDKILTVDELPAHSHTATATQAAGTTSFFVSAFDSNGSSPTPSSTNNALHTAAKSVFAVNDDAKIYGPGTGNLVELQAGGSYTPGLTTVVVGNTGGNSAFSLQDPALGLTHCIAITGLYPPRT; encoded by the coding sequence ATGACCAAGCGTACGCAATTCGATAAGTTCAAAATGCCGATGTTTGCTGCGGGTGTGCTTTTGGCCGCTGCTGTGCCACAACAAAGCAATGCCGCCTGTTCGCCAGATGCTTACATCGGGTCTATCTGTGCGACTGCGGCGACTTATTGTCCTCGCAATTATGCGATGGCATATGGCCAGTTAATGAGTATCGCTGATAATACTGCCCTGTATTCTCTCCTAGGTTGTCAGTTTGGGGGGGATTGCCGGAGTACTTTTGCGCTACCTGACTTACGTGGCCGCAGTGCCGTTGGTACAGGCACTGGTCTAGGACTGCCGCCCGTCGCGCTTGCTGGGAAAATAGGGACACCTGACAAGATACTTACTGTTGATGAATTACCTGCCCATAGCCACACTGCAACTGCCACCCAAGCGGCAGGGACGACAAGTTTTTTCGTTTCAGCATTTGATAGTAACGGTAGCAGTCCAACACCTAGCAGTACCAATAATGCACTTCACACTGCGGCAAAGAGTGTTTTTGCGGTTAACGATGATGCCAAGATCTATGGCCCTGGTACTGGGAATCTCGTGGAGTTGCAGGCAGGAGGCAGTTATACACCCGGGCTGACCACTGTTGTTGTGGGTAACACTGGGGGTAACAGTGCCTTTTCGCTTCAAGATCCTGCACTCGGATTAACGCACTGTATTGCGATAACCGGACTCTACCCACCTCGAACTTAA
- a CDS encoding trypsin-like serine protease: MDKLFKIATVGTALLTSFSYAELHTAQQNIAPRIVGGQPANPADWTFFTQIVRSNSNRSYCGASYIGNGYVLTAAHCVDGDAPSQIAVKIGGSIYNGNDGIRANVSQMYIHPQYNATTYRNDIALLKLSQIPTGAIAVEIANIGVSQYAAIGDWLTVAGLGRTSEGGVSPSVLQEVDVPLVSDSVCRQSGGNYATVGDVSFCAGTTQGGIDSCQGDSGGPIVINQGGTITQLGIVSWGIGCARPEKYGVYSDIAALRPFIDDIIGNQPPTQNVSVGYTPHQSLSSFHVGEVKSHTFTITNNGQQSFTVDRATVSHSGVATVPVVSQNTCALTTLSAQQACQVVVEFTAHSPGSAEVLLTFDIDKTATLYQARAVVNVTNSTQPPVGDCGAEWQASAIYNSGDKVVWANQIWQAQWWTQGDNPSESGPWGVWQATSNADCSSTQPPTEPPVTEPPTTEPTPPSVATPYQAGFNYSAGDIVSHHGATYECQPWPNSLWCSNSAYEPGIGSSWQQAWKLY; this comes from the coding sequence GTGGATAAATTATTTAAAATCGCCACGGTCGGCACCGCGCTATTGACGAGCTTTTCTTATGCAGAACTTCATACTGCGCAGCAAAACATTGCTCCACGCATCGTTGGAGGCCAACCTGCCAATCCCGCTGATTGGACCTTCTTTACCCAGATAGTTCGTAGCAACAGTAATCGCTCGTACTGTGGCGCAAGTTATATCGGTAATGGTTATGTGTTGACAGCTGCCCACTGTGTCGACGGTGATGCGCCGTCACAGATAGCAGTCAAAATTGGCGGTAGTATCTACAACGGCAACGACGGTATTCGTGCAAACGTCAGCCAGATGTACATCCACCCTCAATACAACGCGACAACCTACCGGAATGACATTGCCCTGCTGAAGCTAAGCCAAATACCCACAGGCGCAATCGCTGTGGAGATCGCCAATATCGGCGTTAGCCAGTATGCCGCGATAGGCGATTGGCTAACTGTTGCCGGTTTAGGCCGCACCTCTGAAGGGGGCGTCTCGCCAAGTGTATTACAGGAGGTCGATGTCCCCCTCGTTTCCGATTCTGTCTGTCGCCAATCTGGGGGGAATTACGCGACGGTGGGAGATGTTTCTTTCTGTGCAGGCACAACGCAAGGCGGTATCGATTCCTGCCAAGGGGACAGTGGAGGCCCCATTGTGATCAACCAAGGTGGCACAATTACGCAACTAGGTATTGTGAGTTGGGGAATTGGGTGCGCGAGACCAGAAAAATATGGCGTCTATAGCGACATTGCGGCATTACGACCCTTTATCGATGACATCATAGGCAATCAACCACCGACGCAGAACGTGTCCGTTGGCTATACGCCGCACCAATCCCTTAGTAGTTTTCATGTTGGTGAAGTGAAATCACATACCTTCACGATTACCAACAATGGCCAACAGAGTTTTACTGTCGACCGTGCCACTGTCTCGCATAGCGGTGTTGCAACAGTGCCTGTCGTCTCTCAAAATACTTGCGCACTCACGACACTCTCTGCGCAACAGGCTTGCCAAGTCGTTGTTGAGTTCACGGCTCATTCCCCAGGCAGTGCGGAAGTTCTGCTAACGTTTGACATTGATAAGACAGCGACGCTTTATCAAGCTCGTGCTGTTGTCAACGTCACCAATTCGACTCAACCTCCCGTTGGAGATTGTGGCGCTGAATGGCAAGCATCAGCAATCTACAATAGTGGCGACAAGGTAGTATGGGCAAACCAAATATGGCAAGCACAGTGGTGGACCCAAGGGGATAACCCAAGTGAGTCAGGCCCGTGGGGAGTATGGCAAGCAACCAGTAATGCTGACTGTTCAAGCACTCAACCGCCGACAGAGCCACCAGTCACTGAACCTCCAACAACGGAACCGACACCACCAAGCGTTGCTACCCCCTACCAAGCAGGTTTTAACTATAGTGCGGGTGATATTGTTAGCCATCACGGCGCAACATATGAATGTCAGCCATGGCCCAACAGTCTTTGGTGCAGCAACAGTGCGTATGAGCCCGGCATTGGCAGTAGTTGGCAACAAGCTTGGAAACTATACTAA
- a CDS encoding TetR/AcrR family transcriptional regulator, translating to MQIESKKDRIAEAALIAFGRYGYKKTSMQDIAEQAGMSRPALYQYYANKEKMFVGLVEKMFQRASEAAAPKWDVASDNMLEVLTEAVLAYEITLFEPVLKTARGIELIELAQQLTPERMQEGREYLQAKIVATLTRAEQQGQIDVSSLTTSLDEIAVLLLHGITGIKFSITSTDELARQTRLLFQLVWHGIDVAEQPSKVVS from the coding sequence ATGCAAATAGAATCGAAAAAAGACAGGATTGCCGAGGCTGCGTTAATCGCGTTTGGGCGATATGGTTATAAAAAAACATCGATGCAAGATATTGCTGAGCAGGCGGGGATGTCACGACCTGCGCTGTATCAGTACTATGCGAACAAGGAAAAGATGTTTGTTGGGCTAGTGGAGAAAATGTTTCAGCGTGCGAGCGAAGCAGCAGCACCGAAATGGGATGTCGCGAGTGATAATATGTTGGAGGTGCTGACGGAAGCGGTGCTAGCCTACGAAATCACGCTTTTTGAGCCTGTGTTAAAAACAGCACGCGGCATCGAATTGATCGAGTTGGCACAACAGTTAACGCCAGAACGCATGCAAGAAGGGCGGGAATACTTACAAGCGAAAATTGTTGCGACGTTGACTCGGGCTGAACAGCAGGGCCAAATCGATGTTTCAAGTTTAACAACCTCTCTCGATGAAATTGCCGTGCTGTTGTTACATGGTATAACGGGGATTAAGTTTTCTATCACTTCTACTGATGAGCTAGCACGGCAGACGCGGTTACTTTTTCAACTCGTTTGGCATGGGATCGATGTCGCCGAACAGCCCAGTAAAGTAGTATCTTGA
- a CDS encoding SDR family oxidoreductase — protein sequence MESVNQHNPTATPATVVVTGITGFLGSHIAVQLLNQGYIVKGTLRGEKRKAQIINTLRESCGELVANLSLHQADLMDDQGWDSVMEKTDFVIHAASPFLAHVPKNENDLIAPAVDGTLRVLNAAKSQNVKRVVLTSSIAAVVHNSDSAPYNESHWTSEHASTITPYYKSKTRAEKAAWQFAEQHDLPLSVINPGVILGPVLGKDYGTSAELIVKLLKGDFPGMPRIGFPVCDVRDVAAMHIQAMTSPQAVGERFITASEFMWTGDIAEVLRNQYPSYRKNLPTRQLPNWLVKMVALFDPALKTVVKELGLELRVDSNKAKTILGYKPTPNHAAIIATADSLLQQKVV from the coding sequence ATGGAAAGCGTTAATCAACATAATCCCACAGCAACCCCTGCCACTGTGGTCGTTACAGGCATTACGGGCTTTTTAGGAAGTCATATTGCGGTTCAATTACTCAATCAAGGCTATATCGTTAAAGGCACATTACGTGGTGAGAAAAGAAAAGCTCAAATAATCAATACACTACGAGAATCCTGCGGCGAACTGGTCGCTAACCTGTCTCTCCATCAGGCAGATTTAATGGATGATCAAGGCTGGGATAGTGTCATGGAGAAGACAGATTTTGTTATTCATGCTGCTTCGCCTTTTTTGGCACATGTCCCTAAGAACGAAAACGACCTCATTGCACCAGCCGTCGATGGGACACTACGAGTGCTTAACGCGGCAAAGTCACAGAATGTAAAACGTGTGGTGCTGACATCTTCCATAGCGGCAGTTGTGCACAACAGTGACAGCGCCCCCTACAACGAATCGCATTGGACGTCTGAACACGCCAGCACTATCACGCCTTATTACAAGTCAAAAACTCGAGCTGAAAAAGCGGCATGGCAATTTGCTGAACAACATGACCTACCACTATCAGTGATTAATCCCGGCGTGATTCTTGGGCCAGTGCTCGGGAAAGATTATGGCACGTCTGCCGAGCTGATCGTTAAGCTGTTGAAAGGCGATTTTCCCGGCATGCCTCGAATAGGTTTCCCCGTATGCGATGTAAGAGATGTCGCTGCCATGCACATTCAAGCGATGACCTCTCCTCAGGCTGTTGGCGAACGTTTCATCACTGCCTCAGAGTTTATGTGGACAGGTGACATTGCCGAAGTACTTCGTAACCAATACCCCAGTTACCGTAAAAATCTGCCTACGCGGCAATTACCAAACTGGCTAGTGAAAATGGTTGCTCTATTTGATCCCGCCCTAAAAACAGTGGTCAAAGAGTTGGGATTAGAACTGCGCGTCGATAGCAACAAAGCGAAAACCATACTTGGCTACAAACCAACACCCAATCACGCCGCGATTATCGCGACGGCGGACAGCTTGCTACAGCAAAAGGTGGTTTAA